Proteins encoded within one genomic window of Microbacterium sp. zg-B185:
- a CDS encoding metal-sensitive transcriptional regulator: MTDVHTQHGYITDKEKYLNRMRRIEGQARGIHKMVEDEKYCIDILTQISALTSALEAVAIGLLDDHLRHCVVDAARLGGDEADAKISEATAAIARLVR, encoded by the coding sequence ATGACCGACGTCCACACCCAGCACGGGTACATCACCGACAAAGAGAAGTACCTCAACCGCATGCGCCGCATCGAGGGTCAGGCCCGCGGCATCCACAAGATGGTCGAGGACGAGAAGTACTGCATCGACATCCTGACCCAGATCAGCGCGCTGACCAGCGCGCTGGAGGCCGTCGCGATCGGCCTGCTCGATGACCATCTGCGGCACTGCGTCGTGGATGCCGCACGCCTCGGAGGCGACGAGGCGGACGCCAAGATCTCCGAGGCGACGGCCGCGATCGCGCGGTTGGTGCGGTAA
- the rarD gene encoding EamA family transporter RarD, with protein MDAARERSLGGIYAFSAYLLWGFLPLYFLLLLPTGPWELVAWRIVLSLGFCALLLTVVRGWRRLAAIVRQPRLLLWTALAGVLIYVNWQVFILAALTGHVIETSLGYFINPIVTVVLGVLVLRERLRPTQWIALALAAVAVGVIVVGYGAFPWVALTLAFSFGLYGLVKKRLGPAVDAVSGLTLETLWLAPVGIAILLVVSTTTGLTMGAAGPWHAVLLCLVGVVTAVPLLLFAAGARRVPLTVIGLLQFVAPILQFITGAWLLGEPMPLERWIGFGLVWFALIVLTVDSLVFARRARVVSDVGALT; from the coding sequence GTGGATGCCGCGCGCGAGCGTTCGCTCGGCGGCATCTACGCCTTCTCGGCCTATCTGCTGTGGGGGTTCCTGCCCCTGTACTTCCTGCTGCTCCTTCCGACCGGACCGTGGGAGCTGGTCGCCTGGCGCATCGTGCTCTCGCTCGGGTTCTGCGCGCTCCTGCTGACCGTCGTGCGCGGGTGGCGCAGACTCGCGGCCATCGTGCGACAGCCGCGGTTGCTGCTGTGGACCGCGCTGGCCGGTGTGCTCATCTACGTCAACTGGCAGGTCTTCATCCTCGCCGCGCTGACCGGGCACGTCATCGAGACGAGCCTCGGCTACTTCATCAACCCGATCGTCACGGTCGTGCTGGGCGTGCTGGTGCTGCGCGAGCGACTGCGCCCCACGCAGTGGATCGCCCTCGCGCTGGCCGCGGTGGCGGTGGGCGTGATCGTCGTCGGCTACGGCGCCTTCCCCTGGGTGGCACTGACCCTGGCATTCTCGTTCGGCCTCTACGGCCTGGTCAAGAAGCGCCTCGGCCCCGCCGTCGACGCCGTCAGCGGGCTGACGCTCGAGACGCTCTGGCTGGCACCGGTGGGGATCGCGATCCTTCTCGTCGTCAGCACCACGACGGGACTGACGATGGGCGCTGCCGGCCCGTGGCACGCGGTGCTGCTGTGCCTGGTGGGCGTGGTCACCGCCGTCCCGCTGCTGCTGTTCGCCGCCGGCGCGCGGCGGGTGCCGCTGACCGTGATCGGACTGCTGCAGTTCGTCGCCCCGATCCTGCAGTTCATCACCGGCGCGTGGCTGCTGGGCGAGCCGATGCCGCTGGAGCGCTGGATCGGGTTCGGCCTGGTCTGGTTCGCGCTGATCGTGCTGACCGTGGACTCGCTGGTGTTCGCGCGTCGCGCGCGCGTCGTCTCGGACGTCGGCGCGCTGACCTGA
- the groES gene encoding co-chaperone GroES produces the protein MSVSIKPLEDRIVIRQVEAEQTTASGLVIPDTAKEKPQEGEVVAVGPGRIDDNGNRVPLDVAVGDVVLYSKYGGTEVKFGADEFLVLSARDVLAVVVR, from the coding sequence GTGTCGGTTTCCATCAAGCCGCTCGAGGATCGCATCGTCATCCGCCAGGTCGAGGCCGAGCAGACCACGGCGAGCGGTCTGGTCATCCCGGACACCGCTAAGGAAAAGCCCCAGGAGGGCGAGGTCGTAGCGGTCGGACCCGGTCGCATCGACGACAACGGCAACCGCGTTCCGCTGGACGTCGCCGTGGGCGACGTCGTGCTCTACAGCAAGTACGGCGGCACCGAGGTCAAGTTCGGTGCAGACGAGTTCCTCGTTCTGTCGGCGCGCGACGTCCTCGCGGTCGTCGTCCGCTAA
- a CDS encoding Hsp70 family protein encodes MTEVSYFLAVDVGTSRIAAATARVAADGSIVTAPFALGRKSDSVATVVFVGDGGELSFGDAAERRGVTQPDRLIREFKRSIGDEVPIVVGDRSLPAEQLYAKTVASIVALVTEREGRRPEAVSLTHPTAWGGHRIELIRSALHREGVGEVELITEPEAAARHYEASRALEMGETLAVYDLGGGTFDSVILRKEIDGSFALVGEPVGIDNLGGVDFDDAVMRHVVTAAGLDVGSLDMTDPAIRLSLSQLRRESVDAKEALSFDSEATVPVVVPPTHTSVRLTRSEFEDMISGSLDKTMDALDDALEGASLEPEALESILLIGGSSRIPFVAQRLSERFDRPIAIDADPKAAIALGAARTALIRLNDKHLALAGGTALALIGDSAAGSELALLEADTAVVDGAPNFVSPVSKARKSSPFVLGGAALTIAAAIVFASTMTAGSGTADRSPSPTTSTAAPTTPAIAEPVVPGAPVVEAAPVINDDAPRRSTGANPNPRRSATPVAPPATQTTAKPTTPPSSSSNPPANNPSNPPANNDPSNPPANNENPTDPSNPPTDPSNPPTDPSNPPTDPSDPPTDPTDPPTDPTDPPVDPPVDPPVDPPVDPPVEADPVVEPTTAPDPEPAPPETPAPTGSPSPDIIT; translated from the coding sequence ATGACAGAGGTGTCATATTTTCTGGCCGTCGATGTGGGGACGAGTCGGATAGCAGCAGCTACCGCACGCGTCGCGGCAGACGGAAGCATCGTCACGGCGCCGTTCGCGCTGGGCCGCAAGAGCGACAGTGTCGCCACGGTCGTATTCGTCGGAGACGGCGGGGAACTGTCCTTCGGCGATGCCGCCGAGCGGCGCGGAGTCACCCAGCCCGACCGGCTGATCCGCGAGTTCAAGCGCAGCATCGGCGACGAGGTTCCGATCGTCGTCGGCGACCGATCACTGCCGGCCGAGCAGCTGTATGCCAAGACGGTCGCCTCGATCGTCGCGCTGGTCACCGAGCGCGAGGGACGGCGGCCCGAAGCCGTGTCGCTCACGCACCCCACCGCGTGGGGCGGCCACCGCATCGAGCTGATCCGCTCCGCCCTGCACCGCGAGGGCGTCGGCGAGGTCGAGCTGATCACCGAGCCCGAGGCCGCAGCGCGGCACTACGAGGCATCCCGCGCGCTGGAGATGGGCGAGACCCTCGCGGTCTACGACCTCGGCGGCGGCACATTCGACTCCGTCATCCTCCGCAAGGAGATCGACGGCTCCTTCGCCCTCGTGGGCGAGCCGGTCGGCATCGACAACCTCGGCGGCGTGGACTTCGACGACGCCGTGATGCGCCACGTCGTGACCGCCGCGGGTCTGGATGTCGGGTCGCTCGATATGACCGACCCCGCCATCCGCCTCTCGCTGTCCCAGCTGCGCCGCGAATCCGTGGACGCCAAAGAAGCCCTCTCCTTCGACTCCGAGGCCACCGTCCCGGTCGTCGTCCCCCCGACGCACACCAGCGTGCGACTCACGCGGTCCGAGTTCGAGGACATGATCAGCGGGTCGCTGGACAAGACGATGGACGCGCTGGACGACGCGCTCGAGGGCGCCAGTCTCGAGCCGGAAGCGCTCGAGTCGATCCTCCTGATCGGCGGCTCGTCCCGCATCCCGTTCGTCGCGCAGCGTCTGTCCGAGCGGTTCGACCGGCCGATCGCGATCGACGCGGACCCGAAGGCGGCCATCGCCCTGGGTGCCGCCCGCACGGCACTGATCCGCCTCAACGACAAGCACCTCGCCTTGGCCGGTGGCACTGCGCTGGCGCTGATCGGCGACAGCGCGGCCGGATCCGAACTCGCCCTGCTCGAGGCGGACACAGCGGTCGTGGACGGCGCACCCAACTTCGTCTCGCCGGTGAGCAAGGCACGCAAGTCCTCGCCGTTCGTTCTGGGCGGTGCTGCCCTGACCATCGCGGCGGCGATCGTCTTCGCGAGCACGATGACCGCGGGCTCCGGCACCGCCGACCGCTCGCCGTCCCCGACGACATCCACCGCCGCCCCCACGACGCCGGCGATCGCCGAGCCGGTCGTGCCGGGCGCACCGGTCGTCGAAGCGGCACCGGTGATCAACGACGACGCGCCCCGGCGGTCCACCGGAGCGAACCCGAATCCGCGTCGCAGCGCCACGCCGGTGGCCCCGCCCGCCACGCAGACCACGGCCAAGCCGACCACTCCGCCGAGCTCGAGTTCCAACCCGCCGGCGAACAACCCGTCCAACCCGCCGGCGAACAACGACCCGTCCAACCCGCCGGCGAACAACGAAAATCCGACGGACCCGTCCAACCCGCCCACGGACCCGTCCAACCCGCCGACCGACCCGTCCAACCCGCCCACGGACCCGTCCGACCCGCCGACCGACCCCACGGACCCGCCGACCGACCCCACGGACCCGCCGGTTGATCCACCGGTAGATCCGCCGGTCGATCCGCCGGTCGATCCGCCGGTCGAAGCTGACCCGGTGGTGGAACCGACGACGGCTCCTGATCCGGAACCGGCGCCGCCCGAAACCCCAGCCCCCACTGGTAGCCCGAGTCCCGACATCATCACCTGA
- a CDS encoding helix-turn-helix transcriptional regulator produces the protein MSTVQSDENVLSDAEALFIWERQARPVMESIASAGDSPARAFVVGNAGSGKSTMLRELHRLLADQNADPVLFGDAVDVARVPSAHVLLVDDLHLLDSAQVAAILERSADPEAALVVASRPWPRADALTSISRSLERSRPAIVLGHVSRSDVLTYLRAADQVIAGSCVDDILRFTGGVSWLVSEALALHDARDCADDSGHRAVKRAVEDRIAYRLDTIPVELRLEIEALCVSPAGHDRLLAERDDIIAQGYAEGLLMRNGQPVPLVRAAVRSIIPVTRLIDLSANVADGLALSAAAGDSSYRSWVGGIQDPAIGAALVEHADRALDGDPRRAFELYAGALDCGLNPTGLIGRQAQAAWASGNPDLAASLLDGVPTTGTIPDSDRVADTSAAIWSMRGMMRMSDTVYRSLPPQSGESRARATIAAFGAGRMPEAAESAQASGLPSTLRVALELLDRGLRTSMTNDGTESAIADLVRASEMYTSAATSAPIPELPAVIAAIVAMNVGDLDVAHDVIENAIQGDQGGEWARVRLLLWRSWIAVQKARPAEARDALTHALETSSTRSTRDTLLAQAIRVAIARRYEDSAALEAAWSAARDSILHTEVDLYSLLPLAELVTAAARVDDPERLRPHFVRGLGIVEQLGSPPVWSTHLHWAGIQHGILLNLPDALEPHARALVSATAHSPVAAVMAQAGRVWTATLAGSVDADAVEAAAHGLASAGLGWDGARLAGHGANRTTDRRISARLLSCARELHPQEVTRKAPRADEESTPGTPAGPSGFTLSERERDVARLVLQGKTYAEIGETIFISPRTAEHHIAHIRRRLGATSRSDLIAKLRVVVDQGEGTGERTTGLNP, from the coding sequence ATGTCAACCGTTCAGTCTGATGAGAATGTGCTGTCGGATGCCGAGGCCCTGTTCATCTGGGAGCGACAAGCACGTCCGGTGATGGAGTCGATCGCCTCGGCGGGCGACAGCCCCGCGCGGGCGTTCGTGGTGGGCAACGCCGGATCGGGCAAGTCGACGATGCTGCGCGAACTGCACCGACTCCTGGCCGACCAGAACGCCGATCCGGTCCTGTTCGGCGATGCGGTGGACGTGGCCCGCGTGCCCTCGGCGCACGTGCTGCTGGTCGATGACCTCCACCTGCTCGATTCCGCGCAGGTCGCCGCCATCCTGGAGCGCTCCGCGGATCCCGAAGCGGCGTTGGTCGTCGCGAGCCGTCCTTGGCCGCGGGCGGACGCCCTGACCAGCATCTCCCGGAGCCTGGAGCGCAGCCGACCCGCGATCGTGCTGGGTCACGTCTCGCGCTCCGATGTGCTGACGTATCTCCGCGCCGCGGATCAGGTCATCGCGGGTTCCTGCGTCGACGACATCCTGAGGTTCACCGGCGGCGTGTCCTGGCTCGTCTCCGAGGCGCTCGCGCTGCACGATGCGCGCGACTGCGCCGACGACAGCGGCCACCGTGCGGTCAAACGGGCCGTGGAGGATCGGATCGCCTACCGGCTGGACACGATCCCGGTCGAGCTGCGGCTCGAGATCGAAGCGCTGTGCGTCTCGCCGGCCGGTCACGACCGTCTGCTGGCCGAGCGGGACGACATCATCGCACAGGGGTATGCCGAGGGTCTGCTGATGCGCAACGGCCAGCCGGTGCCGCTGGTGCGGGCGGCCGTGCGCTCCATCATTCCGGTCACTCGGCTGATCGACCTGAGCGCGAACGTCGCCGACGGCCTTGCCCTGTCCGCGGCGGCGGGAGATTCGAGCTACCGCAGCTGGGTCGGCGGCATCCAGGATCCGGCCATCGGCGCGGCCCTGGTGGAGCATGCCGATCGGGCGCTGGACGGCGACCCGCGCCGCGCGTTCGAGCTGTATGCGGGTGCACTGGACTGCGGCCTGAATCCGACCGGGCTCATCGGCCGGCAGGCGCAGGCCGCGTGGGCGTCCGGCAACCCCGACCTGGCCGCCTCGCTCCTGGACGGCGTGCCCACGACCGGGACCATCCCGGACAGCGACCGCGTCGCCGACACCTCCGCGGCCATCTGGTCCATGCGCGGAATGATGCGCATGAGCGACACCGTCTACCGTTCGCTGCCCCCGCAGAGCGGCGAGTCCAGGGCGCGCGCAACGATCGCCGCCTTCGGCGCGGGGCGGATGCCGGAGGCTGCCGAATCCGCACAGGCCTCCGGGCTGCCCTCCACCCTCCGCGTCGCGCTGGAGCTGCTGGATCGCGGCCTGCGCACGTCGATGACCAACGACGGCACGGAGTCCGCGATCGCCGATCTGGTGCGCGCGTCCGAGATGTACACCTCGGCGGCCACGTCCGCTCCGATCCCCGAACTGCCCGCCGTCATCGCCGCGATCGTGGCGATGAACGTCGGCGACCTGGACGTCGCGCACGACGTCATCGAGAACGCGATCCAGGGCGATCAGGGCGGCGAATGGGCACGGGTGCGTCTGCTGCTGTGGCGCTCCTGGATCGCCGTCCAGAAGGCCCGGCCGGCTGAGGCGCGGGATGCGCTGACGCATGCCCTGGAGACGTCCTCGACGCGTTCGACCCGCGACACGCTGCTGGCCCAGGCGATCCGCGTCGCGATCGCCCGGCGCTACGAGGACTCCGCAGCGCTGGAGGCCGCCTGGAGCGCGGCCCGCGACAGCATCCTGCACACCGAGGTCGATCTGTACTCGCTGCTGCCCCTGGCCGAGCTGGTCACCGCCGCTGCCCGCGTGGATGACCCGGAGCGGCTGCGGCCGCATTTCGTGCGCGGGCTCGGCATCGTCGAACAGCTGGGCTCTCCCCCGGTGTGGTCCACACATCTGCACTGGGCGGGGATCCAGCACGGCATCCTGCTCAATCTGCCCGACGCGCTCGAACCGCACGCGCGCGCCCTCGTGTCGGCGACCGCCCACAGTCCGGTCGCTGCCGTGATGGCGCAGGCCGGCCGCGTGTGGACGGCGACCTTGGCGGGATCCGTGGATGCCGATGCCGTCGAGGCCGCCGCTCACGGCCTGGCCTCGGCGGGGCTGGGCTGGGACGGCGCGCGGCTGGCCGGACACGGCGCGAACCGCACCACCGACCGGCGGATCTCTGCGCGGCTGCTCTCGTGCGCACGCGAACTGCACCCTCAGGAGGTCACGCGCAAGGCCCCGCGCGCGGACGAGGAATCCACGCCGGGGACACCGGCCGGCCCCTCGGGATTCACGCTGAGCGAGCGCGAGCGCGACGTCGCGCGGCTCGTGCTGCAGGGCAAGACGTACGCCGAGATCGGGGAGACGATCTTCATCTCGCCGCGCACGGCCGAACACCACATCGCCCACATCCGACGCCGCCTCGGGGCGACGTCCCGGTCTGATCTCATCGCGAAACTGCGCGTGGTCGTCGATCAAGGTGAGGGAACCGGGGAGCGCACCACTGGGCTGAACCCATGA
- a CDS encoding IniB N-terminal domain-containing protein yields MSTPVATIADALIEFILSLLRDPSAVEEFDANPTGMLASNGLSDVCADDVRAVAPVVIDRPEVDPRPTPAPPKPYPSDVVNEIKTITNNFVTIDNRATIVDQSVNQNIWTEGGDVTQIFDNEAIVASGDQAVAAGDDALVDNSDTDVAVGDVSIGNETTDVDIDGSFNDDSTETDDSVDMDADESFNDDSTNTDVSVDVEDSFNDYTETAVDTDVDVEFATEETL; encoded by the coding sequence ATGAGTACACCAGTTGCGACCATCGCAGACGCGTTGATCGAATTCATTCTGAGCCTGCTTCGTGACCCGTCGGCGGTGGAAGAATTCGACGCGAACCCCACGGGGATGCTGGCGAGCAACGGCCTGAGCGACGTGTGCGCGGACGACGTGCGGGCCGTTGCCCCCGTGGTCATCGACCGCCCCGAGGTCGACCCCCGCCCGACGCCCGCCCCGCCGAAGCCGTACCCGAGCGATGTCGTCAACGAGATCAAGACCATCACGAACAACTTCGTGACGATCGACAACCGGGCCACCATCGTGGACCAGTCGGTCAACCAGAACATCTGGACCGAGGGCGGCGACGTCACGCAGATCTTCGACAACGAAGCCATCGTCGCATCGGGCGACCAGGCCGTCGCCGCCGGCGACGACGCGCTGGTGGACAACTCCGACACCGACGTGGCGGTCGGCGACGTGTCGATCGGCAACGAGACCACCGACGTCGACATCGACGGTTCGTTCAACGACGACTCGACCGAGACCGACGACTCGGTCGACATGGATGCGGACGAGTCCTTCAACGACGACTCGACGAACACGGACGTGAGCGTCGACGTCGAGGACTCGTTCAACGATTACACCGAGACAGCAGTGGACACCGACGTGGACGTCGAGTTCGCCACTGAGGAGACGCTGTAA
- a CDS encoding dynamin family protein, with protein MSRTVRDDASDLIASAFAVYQDDPAATKVLQDLDRRLREPLRLALAGMVKAGKSTLLNAMLGEQIAPTDAGECTRVVTWYRYSATPYVTLHPREGEPRRMPVKRERGKLVLTLDGIPPEDVKFIDVGWPSSGLQSVILIDTPGIASLSQETSARSTTFLTPDESPSSADAIVYLLRHLHASDVKFLEAFRDTAAGVSQTVNAVGVLSRADEVGSGRIDSLLSASRVARRYERDGDLGSLALGVTPVAGLLAEGARTLREKEFAAFRELARLDKASRDRLLVSADRFVRPTDVTTVSQDARRDLLGRFGIFGVRLATTLVRGGASDSSQLAERLIQQSGLNELNQVVRNQFRTRADALKVRGVLDGLDKLVHDHPRAETGDLVAGIERIYATAHTLRELSLLARMRASGLPLSKENTVLAERLVGGKGTPITSRLAAEEGAGPSALRQLIDDQLIHWRTLAQSPLTERATTEVCRVVIRSLEEMASELGTAGFSEGTAADVDATGGPGEGGGHRADEESEQRQTELDDQELTEELAVAPAGDKLQR; from the coding sequence GTGAGCAGAACGGTGCGCGACGACGCGAGCGATCTCATCGCGTCCGCTTTCGCTGTCTACCAGGACGATCCCGCGGCGACCAAGGTCCTGCAGGACCTGGACCGACGCCTGCGGGAGCCGTTGCGGCTGGCCCTGGCCGGCATGGTCAAGGCCGGCAAGTCGACCCTGCTGAACGCGATGCTGGGCGAGCAGATCGCGCCGACTGACGCCGGCGAGTGCACCCGGGTCGTCACCTGGTACCGGTACTCCGCGACGCCGTACGTGACCCTGCATCCTCGCGAAGGTGAGCCGCGCCGCATGCCGGTCAAGCGCGAGCGCGGCAAGCTGGTGCTGACGCTGGACGGCATCCCTCCCGAGGACGTCAAGTTCATCGACGTGGGCTGGCCCTCCTCGGGGCTGCAGTCGGTGATCCTCATCGATACGCCCGGCATCGCCTCGCTCTCGCAGGAGACCTCGGCGCGCTCCACCACCTTTCTGACACCCGACGAGTCTCCCTCGTCGGCGGACGCGATCGTGTACCTGCTCCGCCACCTGCACGCGTCGGACGTCAAGTTCCTGGAGGCCTTTCGCGACACCGCCGCGGGCGTCTCGCAGACGGTCAACGCGGTGGGCGTGCTGTCACGGGCGGACGAGGTCGGTTCGGGTCGCATCGACTCGCTCCTGTCGGCGAGCCGCGTCGCCCGGCGGTACGAGCGAGACGGCGACCTGGGCTCGCTGGCGCTGGGCGTGACGCCGGTGGCGGGGCTGCTCGCGGAGGGCGCGCGCACCCTGCGTGAGAAGGAGTTCGCAGCGTTCCGCGAGCTCGCGCGGCTGGACAAGGCCTCCCGCGATCGCCTGCTCGTCTCCGCCGATCGCTTCGTGCGCCCCACCGACGTGACCACCGTCAGCCAGGACGCGCGCCGTGACCTGCTCGGACGCTTCGGGATCTTCGGCGTCCGACTGGCGACGACCCTGGTCCGCGGCGGCGCGTCGGATTCGTCGCAGCTGGCCGAACGGCTGATCCAGCAGAGCGGGCTGAACGAACTGAACCAGGTCGTGCGCAACCAGTTCCGCACCCGGGCGGACGCACTCAAGGTGCGGGGCGTCCTGGACGGGCTGGACAAGCTCGTCCACGACCACCCGCGCGCGGAGACCGGGGACTTGGTGGCCGGCATCGAGCGCATCTACGCCACCGCGCACACCCTGCGTGAGCTCTCGCTGCTGGCGAGGATGCGCGCTTCCGGCCTGCCGCTCTCGAAGGAGAACACGGTACTGGCGGAGCGGCTCGTCGGAGGCAAGGGGACGCCGATCACCTCGCGGCTCGCCGCTGAGGAGGGTGCCGGCCCGAGTGCGCTGCGTCAGCTGATCGATGACCAGCTGATCCACTGGCGCACCCTGGCGCAGTCTCCGCTCACCGAGCGCGCCACCACCGAGGTGTGCCGCGTCGTGATCCGCAGCCTGGAGGAGATGGCCTCAGAGCTCGGGACTGCCGGCTTCTCCGAGGGGACCGCGGCGGACGTCGACGCCACGGGCGGACCAGGCGAGGGCGGGGGGCATCGTGCTGATGAGGAGTCCGAGCAGCGCCAGACCGAGCTGGATGACCAGGAGCTGACGGAGGAACTCGCCGTCGCTCCCGCCGGCGACAAGCTCCAGCGATAG
- a CDS encoding dynamin family protein — protein sequence MAAPPQKNSAGQKGAPVQQNAAPVAQPAQTTKAEALVRVIGNVGRLAASSGREDLAARLEQTQERLRDPNVRVIVVGEFKKGKSKLINALVNAPACPVDDDVATSVPTSVGYAETASAAILIHHESDGPGVIQRQEIALEDLGDLVSEKGNPGNERQIVSAEVLLPREILKGGLRIVDSPGVGGLDSSNSLTTLAALSSAHAVLLVSDASQEYTEPEIQFLKHAMRVSPNVAAVLAKTDLYPDWRQIERLDRSHLGEVGEVPMFTVSSDLRMMAAELQDRELNDESGFPALVAHLRREVLERAEVIHERAAVHDLASVVDQLTMSLRSELNALEHPEDTPRMIAQLEDAKARADEFRGRSSRWQVTLSDGVADLISDMEHDLRDRLRKVQREAEKSIDEGDPGPIWDQITEWLDQRVAAAISETFVWTDERSRWLSEEVAELFAEGGNELPLIEVGNTEGVLDPVEGIAKLNAGQMGAGEKIYIGVRGSYGGVLMVGLATGLIGLSLINPLSLLAGILVGRRAYREDMGSRLSRRQFEAKNLVRRYIDEVTFQVSKQLKDRLRLVQRSARDHFGGIADEFHRSLSESVLAAKQAAGTFAADTDQRMTQLRTQIKQLETLRSEIPVLPPVRREAISR from the coding sequence GTGGCAGCGCCGCCGCAGAAGAACTCGGCTGGTCAGAAGGGCGCGCCCGTGCAGCAGAACGCCGCCCCCGTGGCGCAGCCGGCGCAGACCACCAAGGCCGAAGCACTGGTCCGGGTCATCGGAAACGTCGGTCGGCTGGCCGCGTCCTCAGGACGGGAGGACCTCGCCGCCCGGCTGGAGCAGACGCAGGAGCGGCTGCGCGACCCGAATGTGCGCGTCATCGTCGTCGGCGAGTTCAAGAAGGGCAAGAGCAAGCTCATCAACGCGCTCGTCAACGCACCCGCGTGCCCGGTCGATGACGATGTGGCCACGAGCGTGCCGACGTCGGTCGGATACGCCGAGACGGCCTCTGCGGCGATCCTGATCCATCACGAGTCCGACGGTCCCGGCGTCATCCAGCGCCAGGAGATCGCGCTCGAGGATCTGGGTGATCTCGTCTCGGAGAAGGGCAACCCGGGCAACGAGCGCCAGATCGTGTCGGCCGAAGTGCTGCTGCCCCGCGAGATCCTCAAAGGCGGTCTGCGGATCGTCGACTCACCCGGCGTCGGGGGACTGGACTCGTCGAACTCGCTGACCACTCTGGCCGCCCTCTCGTCGGCGCACGCCGTGCTGCTCGTCTCGGATGCCTCGCAGGAGTACACCGAGCCCGAGATCCAGTTCCTCAAGCACGCGATGCGCGTGTCCCCGAACGTCGCGGCCGTGCTGGCCAAGACCGACCTCTACCCGGACTGGCGGCAGATCGAGCGCCTCGACCGCTCGCACCTGGGCGAGGTCGGCGAGGTGCCGATGTTCACGGTCTCCAGCGACCTTCGGATGATGGCGGCGGAGCTGCAGGATCGCGAACTCAACGACGAGTCCGGGTTCCCGGCGCTCGTCGCGCACCTGCGCCGGGAGGTGCTGGAGCGCGCCGAGGTCATCCACGAGCGTGCCGCCGTGCACGACCTGGCCTCGGTCGTCGATCAGCTGACGATGTCGCTGCGCTCCGAACTGAACGCGCTGGAGCATCCCGAGGACACCCCCCGGATGATCGCGCAGCTGGAGGATGCGAAGGCGCGGGCCGACGAGTTCCGCGGCCGCTCCTCCCGGTGGCAGGTCACCCTGAGCGACGGCGTGGCCGACCTCATCTCCGATATGGAGCACGACCTGCGTGACCGTCTGCGCAAGGTGCAGCGCGAGGCGGAGAAATCCATCGACGAGGGCGATCCTGGCCCGATCTGGGACCAGATCACCGAGTGGCTCGACCAGCGCGTCGCGGCCGCCATCTCGGAGACGTTCGTGTGGACCGACGAGCGCTCGCGGTGGCTGTCCGAAGAGGTCGCCGAGCTGTTCGCGGAGGGCGGCAACGAGCTGCCCCTCATCGAGGTCGGCAACACCGAGGGTGTCCTGGACCCGGTCGAAGGCATCGCGAAGCTGAACGCCGGCCAGATGGGCGCGGGCGAGAAGATCTACATCGGTGTCCGCGGCTCGTACGGTGGTGTGCTGATGGTGGGCCTGGCCACCGGACTGATCGGCCTGAGCCTGATCAACCCGCTCTCGCTGCTCGCCGGCATCCTGGTGGGGCGTCGCGCGTACCGCGAGGACATGGGCTCGCGGCTCTCGCGCCGGCAGTTCGAGGCGAAGAACCTGGTCCGTCGGTACATCGACGAGGTCACCTTCCAGGTCAGCAAGCAGCTGAAGGACCGGCTCCGCCTGGTGCAGCGTTCCGCGCGCGACCACTTCGGCGGCATCGCGGACGAGTTCCACCGCTCGCTGTCGGAGTCGGTGCTCGCCGCCAAGCAGGCTGCCGGCACGTTCGCCGCGGACACGGACCAGCGGATGACGCAGCTGCGGACTCAGATCAAGCAGCTCGAGACGCTGCGCTCCGAGATCCCCGTGCTGCCGCCGGTGCGCAGGGAGGCAATCAGCCGGTGA